ACTGATCCATCAAATGAGCAGTCTAACATAGCTTCTTGTAAGTGACACAACAACAGAGAGATGATGGGACCTTATAATTCCAAGTTCAGAGATAACGAAAAGGAAAAACTGTCCTCTCTGTTTATTTAACCCTGGCCTACATCTGACCACAGCTTTTCTTTTGCCTCATGGAGCCTGTTGCCCTCTAAACACTGTGGAGGATACAGAGGCCAACGCTCTGATGCAATGTCAATATCCCAATAGTGTCAACATCATCCACTTCCTGTTACAATGCCAGTGTCAATGTCTGCTCTGCCCTCACCCTGGAGCAGATGGTGGAAGAACTGatggaaaacaaatcaaactattTGGTCAAAGCTTTcagcaaataaaaaatcctTTACTCCATAGAGAGAGAAGAGCTAAAGTGAATTTCCCTCTACATTATTTTGTCCCTGCACCCTGGTGATGAACAGCCTGCAGGGACATGGGACAGAAGGGTGTCCCAGGCCTGATGTTtgacacatctacacacacatccatctgaggaggatggagaggttGTCTGTGCACCAGgatgagtttgtgtttgcagatgtCTGCAGCcatgagaagaaaacaacccTCAGACGCTTCCTTCTCTTCTGTTGCACACTGCACATCCACGGTGCAAGTCTAAATAAAGTCATGTGCTGTTAAATCATGCAGGTTACTGGAGCCTGAACGGGTCTGCATGCTGCATTAGACTTGATTTTCTGCAGCATCTCCGCCACGCacgcttttatttttatttcttgcaCGCACCGCCACTGGTCAGTGTGGGAGCAACCTGTGCTAATAAGTTATCATCCCACCCCTCACTCTGCGCCCCCACCCCACATCATaactccccctccctccctccctccctcccctgtaGTGCACTCACTTGCTGCACAATTGCAGAGAGACACCAGCAAGCAGGCGAACAGTGCAGTCTCGGGaggaaacacacgcacacactccagCGTGCACGCCATGGCTCAGACAAGCAATAAAGTCTTTCTctgcacccccccacacacgcacgcacacacacacacacacaaactcaccagTTGGgttcttgtttttcttgagGCTCCTGCCACAAAGACACTGCAGCATATGCGATCCTTTGCTGAAAATGTTGTTCCAAATAAACCGCATGGATTTGGCCGAgacgggggaggaggaggaggaggtggtggtggaggaagaggaggtgggggacGAGAGGCGCTCCGGATGCGGCAGCCTAAGATTCACCCACCGCATGGGGGCTGGTCCGCCCCCCTGTTTGCATGCCAGCAGAGCCGGCCAGCTGTTGGGCTCAGTTCGGCGGTGCTTCGGCCCCCCGATCTGCACCATAGACCAGAAGAAGAGCAGGGAACCCGGCTCGTCGCCCGGTTTCTCGCCCGGTTCCTCCACGAGCCCCGAGACCAGCAGCCGCACGTATTCCGCGTCGACGTCGTCCCCGTGCGGCAGGAAAAGAGCGACCGCTGCGGCGCTTGTCTCCGCGGTCGCCGCCTCCGGCTGCCCCAGCGGCCGGTGCTCCTCAGCGGCGGAGGAGCGGTCACTGCTGCCGCCCGGCCGCCGCGGCGCGAAAACCCCGCGGGTGCTCCTCTTCAAATGGCGTCGTCTGCCGCGCGGCGCGGGGAGAGGAGCGGCGGCGGCGGACAGGCATGCGGCGGCGCTAGCGTGAAGTCGGCGGTACGCGGCGGCTGTCGGCTTCTGCACAAAAAACCATTGCATATTAGTGGGAAGCGCAGGGGGTCGGTGCGTCCGTCCGTccgggaggaggggagggggtgcgGATACCGGGTTGTCCGTCAGCAAGTCGGTGTCATCCCCGAATCCACACAGCGGGCAAGTACTGCAGCAGAGGGGGGTCCTCTCcaaaaacacactcagacacactgatgctcacacacagatgcagagtcctcctcctcctcctcttcctcctcctcctcctccagcggTGCTTCTCCGCTTCTCTGTGGTCAGTGGGAGCGCATCAGGCATCTGGAGCGGCAGGTGAATCACTGCAGGGAACCTCTGTCCTCTCCCActcactgttttctctcttcaaaAGAAAGTCCTCATGAATATTTCATCCACGTTTCGGCCTCCACTTCTCAATAATCCATCAGCTCCAGTGCGCCAATatactgctgctgtctgtccgtctcctcctcctcctcctcctcttcctcaccttgCTGTTGAAAAGAAACTGCTGGACCACACGGCTCAGCtgaccccccaccaccaccaccactccaGAAACTAATCGGATTAtgatgagaagaggaagagggaagatggaggagatggagaccGGGCCTGGCTCGTGGTTCCTCTGTGCGCTCCTCCGGTGTTTTCAGCGTCTTTCTACAGGCGCGCTGGAGACGACCGCCGGCCGGTGGCACGAGAGAAGGTGCACTGACTATCTATACCCAACCAGCAACGAAGTCTGAGCACTTCCACACAACACGCGTTCCGCTTGGCACCTTCACAATAAACCACACCGGCGTCAGGATTTAACTTTTGGAGCACATCTCCATTTCAGGCCTGTTTCCTTATGCTACATTTTTACACGGTTTGTGAAAAGACTTTTACTTTCCGGGAGTCTCAGTGGTTAACGAAGGAAAGAAATTGGCTTTTTAAGATGAAACAGTTCGAGTTCTAGATAGGAGCCATTTACTTGCACAAATACTTTCTTAATAGTTGTTCACAGACTGTTTGTGTATGTTACATAATCTAAGATCTTTCACTCAGCACTTGCTGATATTGCTAAGTCAAGAGTGACCCTGGCTTTTGCCATCGGGGCAGCTCTTTACCTGTGCGTAACTCGTgcgtaaaatgtattttttttatcggACAGGCCATTGGCAAATGTGCAGACACGTAAGAAGATCCCTGCAAAACAACTCGCACTATATTCTGATCACAGAGGCGCACATCGGCTGCAACTTGAACCTCCCTTCAATCTTTGAATTGAGAGCCTGACTCGCATTACGCACGACCTTTATTCTGAAGGATTGCAGAGCTCCGGTTCGCCTGCGCAACTTGACGCAGCCCCACGGAGAGAGTGTGCTTTTCTTACGTAGACATGTGGTTCCCACACCGTCAGGATCTCGAACCATAACCGGCAACATTgcagggaggtgggggtgggggggtcgcGTCACATATGGGTACGAGACCTGTTGCATGTCTGTAACACTGCGGTGTGGTGGTGCCTGTTTTCCTGCGGGTTGGGATGAAGTGTTTGGTGCATTGGACGAATATACAGTGAAAAGATCACAGGCGTCCATCAAAGCTTCTGTCGACGGGTCTCACGTCACGAGGATGAGGCTGCTGCAGTGGTTTACCTGGAGCTGTCCAGAGTGCTGAACCCACAACAGACACGAACACGCGCGTGGGAAACCTCCTCAGTGCATATCACGCGCGTGGGAAACCTCCTCAGTGCATATCACGCACGCGGGCTCCCTGGACTGGAATAACACTGTTAgagaaatgaaatgtcagagaaGTAAGTTGTTGatagaaaacagctgcaggagacacacagTTCTCTATTTTGAGATTTGTGGCATCTCGAAAACACATGAATCCTCCCATTAGTCTTTAGCTGTTGATGTTCACAGATGAATAAAATCCTGTTTCTGAGCTGAGAGATAAGagagaacacaaacaggaatttatattttcacagagaAATGATGGCAAACCTTAGAAACATATAGTTTTCTAAGATAATGAACATCTTGTATGTACAGTTGAatcagctgtgtggttactgaGCAGTGAAAAATAGCTGTGGGTATAATATTTTCCATTGTTACTGGTGTTCTAGTGCAAATATATGATTAGTATTAGTAAAGGtattaaaagattaaaacaatGCAACCTTTAAATGGTCATAGATTATGTGCTCCGTACTTCAAACTTCATGTGTTGGATAATGATCCATCTCGATCCGTCTCCTGCTTCATGTCGTCTTGTGCATCGTGACGTTGGGATCATGTGAGAGGCGCCCACACACAGTCACTACAGCAGGGtggcagatttttttctctgctctgttaaCGACTCGTTTTGTTTGGAGGCGCTCAAGGCCGCAGCATGGGCCTGCTGTCATCATGGTGCACGGTGAGCACACTGTTGGTGTTGAGGTGTGTTTGCTATGCACAAATAGAGCAGctggaaaaggaagaagaaacgCTCCACCGGTTCAGATTCAGTTCACTGGCTTCCTGTCAAATTTAGAATAACATGTAATATTCTTATGATATGGAACCATCACAGTGTGACCAGGAGCCTTCAGCATAGAGCTCATGTGCTGGAAATGGATCTGAAGGGTGAAAGTAGACATTCATGTACAGAATGGTCACGATGGtctgaatgttgtaaatattgttattttggttGAAAAGCAAAGgaatgagaggaaacagagatgaAGGAGGTTCAGGAGAAACCCCTGTAGCCCTGTAGTAAATCCTGGTGGTGTTAAAAGCTTAATCCTGCTGATGTATTGATCTGTtggcagcagctcagagagaaaaGCACATCACTGCTCCACAAACCAATGTAGAAAACAATTATCCTGATTATTTCATCTGagtcatagactgtatataaagagatcTGAGCCCATGTGATAAAAAACCTTCATTTACATATGACAGAAGAGCTGGTGCTGTGATGGGTCAGCCAGAGTTCAGTATTATCAGGATGTGAAGTTAATCTTCAAAATTATTTCATGAGCTTTCGTATCACTTAAGCACAATGTTTGCAAACTGATGTGATAATCGGTTTGATGCTGAGGATTCAATCCTGAAAACTGATCTGACCTCTGAATCAAATACTGAACACGAGCTGGATAATACAGTATCTAATCTATGTGGTAGTACTCCACCTGCAGGCCATGTGAAATAACAATGTtcagaaatataaagaaaaaaagtaaagaaacgcATAATTGGCTCCATGCTGCAAAAAGGGAAAAGTGTTTCTCATGTTTGATCTTTCACATTTCACAACtgattgtatatatatatattcacagaaACATTGGGTTGTGATGACAAAGGTTTGCATTCATCTGTCATTATGGATTTTGGGGGAAAGGGACAAGGAAACTGTGATGATATATTAAAATGCTTTTCAATGggtggaggaaaataaacagtttgGGATTTTtactacttttattttaatgatttaaatatCCAGTTATGGGTAGGAAATGTTTTTGTGGAGATAACTAACTCCCATCTGAAACAATAACACGTTCATTCTAATTGTGAACATATTTCTTGGTATTAAATCATCTTAAGACTTAAAGGTTTTATTCGAACAGTTAATTGATTcccatcaaaataaaagctctggtTAATTGGctgtatattatttttaaaaagcactttGCTGCCATCTGGTGTCATTGATCGGTACTGCTTCTGAATTAGATGTCCCTGGCTGACCCGCCTCTTTGTTTACGTCAGATGGCGTTTGCGGAAGTAAACCGGAACTGCCAAGCTAACGATCGTTAGCCGGATTCAAAGCAGAACCTCATTGAAATAAGAGATTGTTGTTGGGTGATATTTTATAAATAACACATTGGTgaacataattattttattttatttcactttatcaTTTTGATCCAGCAGTTTTCTAGTTTTGTATCGTAGTGCTAGCTTACAGCAGCTAGCATAGTGCTAGTTAGGCTAGAGATGgatatgtatttgtgtggatTTCATTAATGATAAAGATTCTTTTCTACACTGCTTCTTATTTGATTTGTCTTACCCGGCAGGTCCGcgatgtttttattgtgaaggcGCTGGTCGGAAGTCGTGTTGGTCCGCCTGCAGGCTTCACTGAGTGGGAAGCAGATTAATGGTCGCCGGTCGTGTTGTTCTCCGCTCTGGTTCCGCGGGTTTGACATTCAGGGCTGAATGGAAGCGGGCGAGCTGAGCACCAGACCCGATCCGGGCGAGTCCAGCCCGGGTCAGGACACCAGAGACAGCAGCACCCAGACTGACAGCAGGGTGCAAGGTGA
The genomic region above belongs to Paralichthys olivaceus isolate ysfri-2021 chromosome 24, ASM2471397v2, whole genome shotgun sequence and contains:
- the LOC109640104 gene encoding fibroblast growth factor 12-like isoform X1 encodes the protein MQWFFVQKPTAAAYRRLHASAAACLSAAAAPLPAPRGRRRHLKRSTRGVFAPRRPGGSSDRSSAAEEHRPLGQPEAATAETSAAAVALFLPHGDDVDAEYVRLLVSGLVEEPGEKPGDEPGSLLFFWSMVQIGGPKHRRTEPNSWPALLACKQGGGPAPMRWVNLRLPHPERLSSPTSSSSTTTSSSSSPVSAKSMRFIWNNIFSKGSHMLQCLCGRSLKKNKNPTEPQLKGIVTRLFCRQGFYLQMGQDGSLDGTKDDSTNSSLFNLIPVGLRVVAIQSVKTGLYIAMNGEGHLYSSELFTAECKFKESVFENYYVIYSSMLYRQKESGRAWFLGLNKEGQAMKGNRVKKTKPAAHFLPKPIEVAMYREPSLHDVGEAVPKLAGGPPSKSTTSEPVVMNGGKPVSKPDKEAT